From Triticum aestivum cultivar Chinese Spring chromosome 4A, IWGSC CS RefSeq v2.1, whole genome shotgun sequence, a single genomic window includes:
- the LOC123085482 gene encoding histone-lysine N-methyltransferase family member SUVH9, whose product MASAPRRPLLVPKPDPDAPAPTAELCAALLRRVSAKPDPDADALPAPTQTTPLTPDLCAALRRQLDPSPDDHADFAHSLRLAQRRLDAISASLSSTPPQPSPPPPPPAPRSASLSSTPPRPPPAPRSADPARASSSTATASAKGKKRARGTAGPEMVRATVTAEADHLEVRTLVRRARLTFEAVRGIYHRGGRMRADMTALSTMLSQGLCLYRDVRIVGAIPGVFVGDVFSYRAELIVVGLHNQTQAGIGFIPANLVSEGHPVATSIVSSGGYLDDHDNGEVLIYTGSGGRPRHGVEHNTDQEFERGNLALAYSHKYGVEVRVIRCHDCDTSPSAKLYVYDGLYKVDSITYGPGKSGHEVCKFKLVRIPGQAPLGSKIWRSARDLTNMLDSNIRPRGYVTRDLSKGKELIRVPIFNNVDRDISPLGFEYISRPDFPVLPRPVRRFRCCQYATAACGGSSSSGSCACVRKNGGGGPAYNADGTLVRGRPVVYECGAQCGCPASCSNRVTQRGMQHRLEVFRSRQTDWGVRALDLIQPGAFVCEFSGDVVTVDDDGHHAGNAGGASTEWGGIVDPRKFPARWREWGDASAATLPDDAEEPPRFAHLAGPRPRYVLDVSRRRNFAPYISHSSAPNVFVQLVLRADDNESYPRLMLFAMDTIPPLRELSIDYGIGP is encoded by the coding sequence ATGGCGTCCGCTCCCCGCCGCCCCCTCCTCGTCCCCAAGCCAGATCCCGACGCGCCCGCTCCCACCGCCGAGCTctgcgccgccctcctccgccggGTGTCCGCCAAGCCCGACCCCGACGCCGACGCGCTCCCGGCCCCGACCCAGACGACGCCGCTCACCCCCGACCTCTGTGCCGCGCTCCGCCGGCAGCTCGACCCCTCCCCCGACGACCATGCCGACTTCGCCCACAGCCTCCGCCTCGCCCAGCGGCGCCTCGACGCCATCTCCGCCAGCCTTTCCTCCACACCTCCCCAGCCATCGCCTCCCCCACCTCCCCCTGCTCCGCGGAGCGCCAGTCTTTCCTCTACGCCTCCGCGGCCTCCGCCTGCACCGCGCAGCGCCGACCCGGCGCGGGCCTCTTCCTCGACTGCCACAGCCAGCGCCAAGGGCAAGAAGCGCGCGCGCGGCACCGCCGGCCCGGAGATGGTGCGCGCCACCGTCACCGCGGAGGCCGACCACCTCGAGGTCCGCACACTGGTGCGCCGGGCGCGCCTCACCTTCGAGGCGGTCCGAGGGATCTACCACCGCGGTGGCCGCATGCGCGCCGACATGACCGCCCTGAGCACGATGCTCTCCCAGGGCCTCTGCCTCTACCGCGACGTGCGCATCGTCGGCGCCATCCCGGGCGTCTTCGTCGGCGACGTCTTCAGctaccgcgccgagctcatcgtcgTCGGCCTCCACAACCAAACCCAGGCCGGCATCGGCTTCATCCCCGCCAACCTCGTCAGCGAGGGCCACCCCGTCGCCACCAGCATTGTCTCCTCCGGCGGCTACCTCGACGACCACGACAACGGCGAGGTCCTTATCTACACCGGCAGCGGCGGCCGCCCGCGACACGGCGTCGAGCACAACACCGACCAGGAATTCGAGCGCGGCAACCTCGCGCTCGCCTACAGCCACAAGTACGGCGTCGAGGTACGCGTCATCCGCTGCCACGACTGCGACACCAGCCCCAGCGCCAAGCTATACGTCTACGACGGCCTCTACAAGGTCGACTCCATCACCTACGGCCCCGGAAAGTCAGGCCACGAGGTCTGCAAGTTCAAGCTCGTGCGCATCCCCGGCCAGGCCCCGCTCGGCAGCAAGATCTGGCGCTCTGCCCGGGATCTCACCAACATGCTCGACTCCAACATCCGGCCGCGCGGCTACGTCACGCGAGACCTGTCCAAGGGCAAGGAGCTGATCCGTGTCCCCATCTTCAACAATGTGGATCGAGACATCTCTCCCCTCGGCTTCGAGTATATTTCCCGCCCTGACTTCCCGGTTCTGCCCAGGCCGGTGAGGCGTTTCAGGTGCTGCCAGTACGCGACGGCGGCGTGCGGCGGGTCGTCGTCATCTGGCAGCTGCGCCTGCGTGAGGAAGAACGGCGGAGGCGGCCCGGCGTACAATGCCGACGGCACGCTGGTCAGGGGAAGGCCGGTGGTGTACGAGTGCGGCGCCCAGTGCGGGTGCCCAGCGAGCTGCTCGAACCGGGTGACGCAGCGAGGGATGCAGCACCGGCTGGAGGTGTTCCGGTCGAGGCAGACAGACTGGGGCGTCAGGGCACTGGACTTGATCCAGCCGGGCGCCTTCGTCTGCGAGTTCAGCGGAGACGTGGTCACCGTGGACGACGACGGTCACCACGCAGGCAATGCCGGCGGCGCGTCGACTGAATGGGGCGGCATCGTCGATCCGAGGAAGTTTCCGGCGAGATGGAGGGAGTGGGGAGACGCCTCCGCTGCCACGCTTCCGGACGACGCCGAGGAACCTCCCCGATTCGCACATTTGGCAGGGCCGCGCCCGCGCTACGTGCTCGACGTGTCCCGGAGGAGGAACTTCGCTCCCTACATCAGCCACAGCAGCGCCCCGAACGTGTTCGTCCAGTTGGTGCTCCGTGCCGACGACAACGAGTCGTACCCTCGTCTGATGTTGTTCGCCATGGACACCATCCCGCCGCTGCGGGAGCTGAGCATCGACTACGGCATCGGTCCGTGA